GCCCATGGATATCTCAACAGTAACTTTAAGAAGACCACAGTAGAGATAGACTAAAATACGATGCCTCAACAGTAACTTTAAGAAGACCACAGTAGGAATAGACTAAAATACGAGTTGCTACATATgtgataaaataaataattgGCTAGAAATGTCTGCTACTCTCATTAGAAGACTTGGATGCTAGTACATAGGAGATGCAAACATCGGTCCACAAAATAATCAAATGTTATAACAAAATGTGACGGCAGACAACTATACAACTATGTTTCAATATTGTGTCTAGGCAAGTGATGAGATGAATGGAGATTATTAATATTTACTATTTAGTAACCTTGAATGTGACACATTCCAGGAGAGCATCAATGATCTTTGCCTAAGGTACAGAAATTGTTTTCATAACTCACCCACTAAGCACTAGAAATGCGTCAACTCTGGCCACTAAAAGATGCAAATGAAACTCACTATTGTTATTTCGTATTCTAGAAAGGGAAGAGCCGAGTGCAGTATCAATCAATATTTTCTAAAGTTATAGAAATTAAATTTTAAACATCACTGCCCATTTATCCATTGTACAGACAAAAAAATGCTTTTATAAATTAACTCGACAAAGAAGAAGACTGAATGTCAAAATTAACCTGGTAAATGGGTTCGACAAAACTTTTTGCTTGCTGATAAAGTGCGCTTAAAAGTGTGTCTCTTCTATTCCAGTACTCACTTAGTAGACCTGTGTTGTCTTCTTTCAGCTCATTTTTAGCTGTTATTGCGCCAGAATATGCCTCAAGTAGCACTTCAGCTAGAACTTCTAAGTTAGAATAGAACTCCAATCTTTTGGGCCTGTCAAGGCGATTTGATTCTTTTGAAAGCTGAAGCATGAAAGATGCAATGCTCCAAAGCCCACTTCGTACAACAATTCGACAATACCATGGTGTCAAACCCTCAGGAGACGGGTACCACACATGATGCTCATTTCTGTAATGCAGTGCAGTGCGAACTAAGAGTACACATGCATTTGACAATTCGCAAGCTCGTTGAAACTGAATAGGTAGTTGCATCTCCTCAGTAATTATATACTCCAGATGTCTATCCAAGCAAATAAATATTTCTTCAAGGTCAGAAACCTTACTGTAGAAAACTTCAGTATTGTCCCTATCCATCAGAAGGACCGTATTCCTTCGCAATTTCTCACCAACCAACTGAATCAGATCCCAAAGCGGGCCAGAAACTTTATTTTCTGTAGAGTAGGTACCACCAAGTCCACTTGAATGGTGATTAAGGTTGTTCTGGAACTCCTTCAGTTTAATCACAGCAGAAAGTTTTTCACCATGTTCCATTATGAATTGCAATGATTGTCCTGTAAATAGGAGAAAATTATAGAATTCTACGTAACAATAAACCATGTATGGAAATAGCAGGATAGCTAAGCTGTTTTTTTCACCTACAGATTCTGATGCAGATTTCAATAAGTATTAACAGGCCATATTTTTTCATATTAGACGAGTGCAGCTTTTATATCTTAACTACGTGAAATTAATTGAAATATAATGCATCTAtcttaccacctcagtatcagtaCCAGAATATCAGAAACCGTCAGAACAAACACAGGAAAGTTTTTTTGAGTAAATACATAACACCGATCATATTAGAATTCAGGTTCAAATTAGTAAGTGCAATTCAACGATGAAAAGTGTGCATATATCATCTAATCTGCGTGTAGATCTTCCATACAAGTTAGCTGCTGTAAGTTGATTGTAAATATACTGATGCCAACTCGCATGGGCATTGCCCACATTCTTTTTGGAGTAAAAAGGGTGTAACAGGATAGACCCCAAGAACGGAGTTTAAAAAGCAATTATAATCTGAGAACAGTAAATAAGGACACATTTAGTTCTCATAATTTGCATGAAAAAAGAACATAAAAATAGATTCTGTTTTAGTATAACATGATAGTATGAGCAACAATCAGTGTTTGATATCGAGGAAAATAAGAAAACAAGATACTGacataatattaaataataagtAGGAAAAAATTATACTCTGTTTAGAACACAGCTCCTGGTGGCATTTTGATAAAGCAAGGAATTGCAGGAACTTTTGATGCTTCTGCTGCTTATCATTGAGTTGGTTGGAAACAACAGATAGAGCCACAATCTCAGCACCTCTAGTAGTTGTCCAATGCTTAGCTAACGTGTCAACAATTGATTTGCTGAGCCTAGTGAAAACACTTGTTTCCCCATCCCTTTCAAATGCCCTGGAACTGTTTAGCTTGTCAAACGCACCGGTAACCTGACCCGATAGAAGAAAATCATTGAAAAGAATATTTAGTAAAGCTTCTGATTCTTCATCTTGAGCAGTTCTATGAGTAATTCCTGTAAAAACTGCTTTTTGTTTGTCTCCGGCATCCCATGCTTCAGAACTAGACCTTCTGGGAACAATATTCCCAGAAAAGGGAAAGTTTCTCCTTTCCACTTGTGCAGATCCTTCATTAGAACTTCCTTTGCGTGACAAACTTCGTTCGGGTGGTTCAACACCTCCAAGTAAAACCGCCTTCTCAGGAATTGCCCACAATCCAGCTTTCTGAGTGAGCACGACCCATGGTCCATCATCACCATCATCTGAAGGCAATACTGAAGCATCGAGAACTTTCCCAGCATCGTAGGGTAGATCAAACTGATAAAGTCTTGTCGAATCTCTCCAGTAATGTGAGACTGTAGCAGTACCGTCACCAGAAAGTATAATTGCAGATCCAGAGGGTTTACCACCAACCTTTAATCTCATTAAAAATAAGAAATCCTCATCCTCCACTCTTGCTTTTGGTATAATTACTTGAAGAGGAGCTTTTTTCTCCAAGACCTTCTCATCTGTTTGTTCAATGCATTCTGACAAAATCCTTGGCCCAGATTTATATTGCATAGTCAGAAGAGAGTACTCTATGAAACTTGAACTTGTGATCCGATCCTTGCAAAAAGTGGCAATTAGAACAGTAATTATCTTTCCAGAATTGTCGATTTGCAGGTCCAAAGGCCAAATTCGCTTCTGACCAGCCAGACCCTTCTTAATACCAAGATCACCATCAGGGCTTATTATTTCATGCGACCAGCGCTTGGAAACTTCATAACTATTATTAAGTTTAACAGTGAAACATTGTAGCTCATGGTCTGTTAACAGAAGAAATTGTCTATCGGAGTCCTCCAAAGAATGACCAGAAAAGTGCCAAGTTAAAGACCTCGGATATCCCTTATTTCTATTAACTTGGTTAACATCACTTCCTTGAAAGGATAAGTCTAAGACATCACTAATAGCCAGCTTACGCTCAATACCAGTAGAGCTACAGATAAATTGCCAGATATCACCACTAGAGCTACATGCAAGAGCCAGACAGATATTAGATGGATATGAGGCAGCGGAAGCAATAAAAGAATTGAAAGAGTTTGAACCCGTTTTCTGTTGACCAGAAGAAATAGTTGCTTCTAGATTATCAATACTTGTGACTGGAGGGTTATTTCCTTCAGAATAGATGTCTACCCAATACACTATGGCTCGAGTTTTCAGATTACACAAAATAACACCAATGGAGCTACACTGTTTCAGACCTTTACTTGAACGCTTAGAAGTGCTATCCCTAGGAACAATATGAAGCGACCAGTTATTTCCGTGCCGCGAATTTATGCTTGAACCTCCAACATCTGCTACAGTTGAGGGAATATCAAGCACAACACATTTTCTTGATTTTGCAGATGGCAAGTACTCCCATAAAAAAACTTTACTTCCACAAATAATCCATGCCAGGGAGGATGCCTTGTGAATCCCGCCAGAGTTAAATGCATCACCTGACAGTGAAGACAAAATGTTAGCCCACTGTAACAGTTTAGGAATTTGAAGAAAAGGTGGAGTCGAGTGTAAAAACCATGTAACTGCCTGTGCATTAGGTTGGCTTGCTCATTGCGAACTACTTCAGGAAACTCTCCGACATATATAGGCTTATTTGAATCCTCATCTTTTTCACTATTCTTCCCGGGAGAAATCCTGCGTAAATGAGCCACAATATTTATCAAAAAGGATTACACAGCAGGTCCATCAGTTATATCCTCCTCTAATATATCCAGAATTATCCCCTCGTATTATTATACAAacgaaaaattaaaaaaaaatagagTATCCTCTAAAAACTATCGTGTCTGTGCCTGCTTGACTACTATAAAGCATTTCAGATCAAAACTAAGTCTGTCCATCTAGCTCTCACGGAGGTACCCATTTTTATTAATTACACATCCCTCGAGAATAGCAAGTCAATTTCAACAATAAGGAATTTCAAAAATAAGTTTCGTATTTCTGTCCTAGTGCATTCTAAACAAGTTACAgtaattataatcaaaatttaGAACAACAGTAACACAAGAACATTTTACATTGAGTCTACTTAAACATAAATCTTACTTGCAACAAATCACGAGTACAAAAAAACAGTAACTACAGAGACAAAGATAGAAAGCGTACACAGAAGATGCATAGATATATAGTAGTTTAAAAATGTGTATTTAAAGCAGATGCGATACAATCAAAACCTCAATAATTTCAGTTTTTTCATTTATCGAGGTTAAAAACACACGTTGTCTGTTATTAATTTATCAAATATTCATTAATCTAGATTGTAATTTATAAACAAAGCAAATGTAATACAACTAAACCTCAATAATGTACTAGCCTCGGAACAgagattattcatttatcgaAATTAAAAACACACAGACTCTGTTACTGATTTATCAAATACTGTATTCATTTATcgagattgtaatatatatataaatatattaaaaaaaaagtAACTGACACGACCAAACCTCGATAATTTACTAGCCTCGAAACATAGATTATTCAATTTATCGAAATAAAATATACACGGCATCTGTTATTAATTTATCAAATTTTCATTAATCTAGATTGTAATGTATAATGTATAAACAAAGCAGATGTAATACAAGTATACAACTAAACCTCCATATTTCACTAGCTTCGGAACAGAGTTTATTAAATTATCGAGATTAAAAACACACAGAATCCATTATTGATATATCGAGATTATTCATTTACTGAGAATGCAACGTAATGTACCTAGTGAGCACAgagattattcatttatcgagattAAAAATACATACACCGACTCCGTTATTGATTTATCgagattattaatttatcgaggaACGTACGTAACGGAACGGAACGTAATGTACCTAGCGAGAACGGAGAGACGAGAGGCCCAAGGAGCAGGAGTGCCAGTAGCAGGGCGATTAGGAATCAAAGGAGAATCT
The sequence above is drawn from the Apium graveolens cultivar Ventura chromosome 2, ASM990537v1, whole genome shotgun sequence genome and encodes:
- the LOC141706631 gene encoding nuclear pore complex protein NUP133 — translated: MFSPGTKRSKLIARKDEARPASPITPVAPPHRNQTDSPLIPNRPATGTPAPWASRLSVLARISPGKNSEKDEDSNKPIYVGEFPEVVRNEQANLMHRQLHGDAFNSGGIHKASSLAWIICGSKVFLWEYLPSAKSRKCVVLDIPSTVADVGGSSINSRHGNNWSLHIVPRDSTSKRSSKGLKQCSSIGVILCNLKTRAIVYWVDIYSEGNNPPVTSIDNLEATISSGQQKTGSNSFNSFIASAASYPSNICLALACSSSGDIWQFICSSTGIERKLAISDVLDLSFQGSDVNQVNRNKGYPRSLTWHFSGHSLEDSDRQFLLLTDHELQCFTVKLNNSYEVSKRWSHEIISPDGDLGIKKGLAGQKRIWPLDLQIDNSGKIITVLIATFCKDRITSSSFIEYSLLTMQYKSGPRILSECIEQTDEKVLEKKAPLQVIIPKARVEDEDFLFLMRLKVGGKPSGSAIILSGDGTATVSHYWRDSTRLYQFDLPYDAGKVLDASVLPSDDGDDGPWVVLTQKAGLWAIPEKAVLLGGVEPPERSLSRKGSSNEGSAQVERRNFPFSGNIVPRRSSSEAWDAGDKQKAVFTGITHRTAQDEESEALLNILFNDFLLSGQVTGAFDKLNSSRAFERDGETSVFTRLSKSIVDTLAKHWTTTRGAEIVALSVVSNQLNDKQQKHQKFLQFLALSKCHQELCSKQRQSLQFIMEHGEKLSAVIKLKEFQNNLNHHSSGLGGTYSTENKVSGPLWDLIQLVGEKLRRNTVLLMDRDNTEVFYSKVSDLEEIFICLDRHLEYIITEEMQLPIQFQRACELSNACVLLVRTALHYRNEHHVWYPSPEGLTPWYCRIVVRSGLWSIASFMLQLSKESNRLDRPKRLEFYSNLEVLAEVLLEAYSGAITAKNELKEDNTGLLSEYWNRRDTLLSALYQQAKSFVEPIYQDLSEGDEEQGEEIFRNLSSRLLSIANRHEGYQTLWTICCDLNDSDLLRSFMHESVGPKGGFSYYVFEQLYNNKQFSKLIKLGEEFPEELLTFLKLHNDLLWLHQLFVHQFSAASETLHKLAFSQNAGFFQESEVLDSQHPISEPTLADRKRFLNLSKIAALAGKTADYDTKLKRIEADLKLLKLQEETLKLLPENEETLKIGERLLPSLELIQLCLGSQHRELSILVFDVFAWSSTSFIKSNASLLEECWRNAANQDEWGKIYQTSMIEGWSEEETHGYLKETVLFQASRRCYGPNAATLEGGFEEVLPVRQEHSDLLSLKETGSVEAILMQHKDFPEAGKLMLTAIVLGTVQADSTVEGSPSPMEA